The proteins below are encoded in one region of Thermococcus peptonophilus:
- a CDS encoding polyprenyl synthetase family protein, translated as MGKYDELFARIKEKARDVDRVILELVPEKEPLELYRAARHYPLAGGKRVRPFVVLRAAEAVGGDPEKALYPAASVEFIHNYSLVHDDIMDMDELRRGRPTVHKLWGVNMAILAGDLLFSKAFEAIAKADVPAEKKARILDVLVRTSNMLCEGQALDIEFETREEVTVEEYLKMISGKTGALFQGSAEIGAIVGTDNEEYIQALSKWGMNVGIAFQIWDDVLDLIADEEKLGKPVGSDIRKGKKTLIVSHFFEHASEEDKVEFMKVFGKYAGDAKGDALIHDENVKEEVAKAIELLKKYGSIDYAANYAKNLIREANEALKVLPESEARKDLELLAEFLVEREF; from the coding sequence ATGGGAAAGTACGATGAGCTGTTCGCAAGGATTAAGGAAAAGGCAAGGGATGTTGATAGGGTCATCCTTGAACTTGTGCCGGAAAAGGAGCCGCTTGAGCTTTACAGGGCCGCGAGGCACTATCCCCTCGCAGGAGGAAAGCGCGTTAGGCCCTTCGTTGTTCTCCGTGCTGCAGAGGCAGTGGGCGGCGACCCTGAGAAGGCCCTTTATCCAGCCGCTTCCGTCGAGTTCATTCACAACTACTCCCTCGTCCACGACGACATAATGGACATGGACGAACTCAGACGGGGCAGGCCGACCGTCCACAAGCTCTGGGGAGTGAACATGGCTATTTTAGCTGGAGATCTCCTCTTCAGCAAGGCCTTCGAGGCGATAGCGAAGGCTGATGTTCCGGCCGAGAAGAAGGCGAGGATTCTGGATGTCCTCGTCAGGACTTCGAACATGCTCTGTGAAGGTCAGGCCCTCGACATAGAGTTTGAGACGAGGGAAGAGGTCACTGTCGAGGAGTATCTAAAGATGATAAGCGGCAAGACCGGGGCGCTCTTCCAGGGTTCGGCCGAGATAGGGGCCATAGTGGGAACCGACAACGAGGAGTACATCCAGGCCCTCTCAAAGTGGGGCATGAACGTCGGAATAGCCTTCCAGATATGGGACGACGTCCTCGATCTGATTGCCGACGAGGAGAAGCTCGGAAAGCCCGTCGGGAGCGACATAAGGAAAGGTAAGAAGACGCTTATAGTCAGCCACTTCTTCGAGCACGCGAGTGAGGAGGACAAGGTCGAGTTTATGAAAGTCTTCGGCAAGTATGCAGGCGACGCCAAGGGCGACGCGCTCATACACGACGAGAACGTTAAGGAGGAGGTCGCGAAGGCCATCGAGCTTCTCAAGAAGTACGGCAGCATAGACTACGCGGCAAACTACGCCAAGAACCTCATCAGGGAAGCGAACGAGGCCCTCAAGGTCCTCCCCGAGAGCGAAGCCAGGAAAGACCTTGAGCTTCTCGCGGAGTTCCTCGTCGAGAGGGAGTTCTGA
- a CDS encoding M20/M25/M40 family metallo-hydrolase produces MDVLELLSSLVSFETVNDPARGIRPSKDCPAFIRDTLASWGIESELIERDGYYAVYGEIGEGKPKLLFMAHFDVVPVNREEWETDPFKLTVKGDRAYGRGSADDKGNVASIMLALKELSKEKLNGKVLFAFTGDEEIGGRMAMHLAEKLAQERKLPEYMVNADGIGMKPIIRRRKGFGVTVRVSAEKAMVKGTVKRETFRIRTPVLETRHAAYFLPGVDTHPLIAASHFLRSREAFAVSLEGKFLKGNVVPGEVTLTYVSSGEGEEVEVDLGLTRLLKAVVPFVRAPIKAEKYSDYGVSITPNLYSIEDGKHVLKFDVRAMSRSKDEIECAMKEIAEFNLPEAEVEVATNEKAGYLFTHPEEKIVRVTLGVLKELGEKAEPVEGPGAADSRFFTPYGVKAIDFGPRGGNIHGPNEYVEINSLRKMPALYAELARRLVRE; encoded by the coding sequence ATGGACGTTCTAGAACTTCTCTCAAGCCTTGTGTCCTTTGAGACTGTGAACGACCCGGCCAGGGGGATAAGACCTTCCAAGGACTGCCCGGCCTTCATAAGGGATACGCTCGCATCGTGGGGGATAGAGAGCGAGCTGATCGAGCGCGACGGCTACTACGCGGTCTACGGTGAGATAGGGGAAGGAAAGCCGAAGCTCCTTTTCATGGCCCACTTCGACGTCGTGCCCGTAAACAGGGAGGAGTGGGAAACCGATCCCTTCAAGCTTACAGTAAAAGGAGACCGCGCCTACGGCAGGGGGAGCGCCGACGATAAGGGCAACGTTGCTTCCATAATGCTCGCGCTGAAGGAACTCTCGAAGGAGAAGCTTAACGGAAAGGTTCTCTTTGCATTCACTGGCGATGAAGAAATCGGCGGCAGGATGGCCATGCATCTAGCCGAAAAGCTCGCCCAAGAGAGAAAACTTCCCGAGTACATGGTAAACGCTGACGGGATTGGAATGAAGCCGATAATCAGGAGGAGGAAGGGCTTCGGTGTGACCGTTCGCGTTTCCGCAGAGAAAGCAATGGTTAAAGGTACTGTTAAGCGCGAGACCTTCAGGATAAGGACGCCCGTGCTGGAGACGAGGCACGCAGCGTACTTCCTGCCCGGCGTTGATACTCACCCGCTCATAGCGGCCTCGCACTTCCTCAGGAGCAGAGAGGCTTTTGCTGTTTCGCTCGAGGGGAAGTTCCTCAAGGGCAACGTCGTGCCGGGTGAAGTGACCCTTACGTACGTTTCTTCCGGTGAGGGTGAAGAGGTGGAGGTTGACCTTGGCCTCACGAGGCTCCTCAAGGCTGTGGTTCCCTTCGTGAGGGCTCCGATAAAAGCGGAGAAGTACAGTGACTACGGAGTCTCGATCACGCCCAACCTGTACTCTATCGAAGACGGGAAGCATGTCCTCAAGTTTGACGTGAGGGCTATGAGCCGTTCAAAGGACGAAATTGAGTGTGCGATGAAAGAGATAGCCGAGTTCAACCTTCCAGAGGCAGAGGTTGAGGTTGCTACCAATGAGAAGGCGGGCTACCTCTTCACCCACCCGGAGGAAAAGATCGTCAGAGTAACTCTGGGGGTCCTTAAGGAGCTCGGCGAGAAGGCGGAGCCCGTTGAAGGGCCAGGAGCGGCCGACTCAAGGTTCTTCACGCCCTATGGAGTGAAGGCGATAGACTTCGGGCCAAGGGGAGGCAACATCCACGGCCCGAACGAGTATGTTGAGATAAACTCGCTCCGCAAAATGCCGGCGCTTTACGCTGAGCTGGCGAGGAGGCTGGTGAGGGAGTAG
- the leuS gene encoding leucine--tRNA ligase, translating to MAELNFKEIEEKWQKRWMEARVFEPDRKAKPKEKKFYITVAFPYLSGHLHVGHARTYTIPDVIARFKRMQGYNVLFPMAWHITGAPIVGIAERIKNRDPKTIHIYRDVYKVPEDILWKFEDPKEIVKYFMKAAKETFIRAGFSVDWTREFHTTSLFPPFSKFIEWQFWTLKDMGLVVKGAHRVRWDPVVGTPLGDHDIMEGEDIQILEYVIIKFILEENGETIYLPAATLRPETVYGVTNMWLNPKATYVKAKVRKGDKEETWIVSREAAYKLSFQDREIDVIEEFKGEKLIGKYVKNPVTGDEVIILPAEFVDPDNATGVVMSVPAHAPFDHIALEDLKKESEILLKYDIDPRVVEEISYISLISLEGYGEFPAVEEAERLGVKSQKDKEKLEQATKNIYKAEYHKGIFKIEPYARKPVQEVKELVAKEMMEKGIAEIMYEFADKPVISRFGNQAVIKIIHDQWFIDYGNPEWKEKAREALANMKIYPESRRAQFEAVIDWLDKKACARKVGLGTPLPWDPDWVIESLSDSTIYMAYYTISRHINHLRKKGKLDAEKLDREFFDYIFREEFSEEKEKRLSEKTGIPAEVIHEMKEEFEYWYPLDWRCSAKDLIPNHLTFFIFNHVAIFDRKHWPRGIAVNGFGTLEGQKMSKSKGNVLNFIDAIEENGADVVRLYIMGLAEHDSDFDWRRKEVGKLRRQVERFYELINEFATYEAKEGVELKDIDRWMLHRLNKAIEGATKALEEFRTRTAVQWAFYTVLNDLRWYLRRTEGRDDEAKRYVLRTLADVWVRLMAPFTPHISEELWEKLGGEGFVSLASWPEPVPEWWNETVEAEEEFVKSLIEDIKEIITVAKIENPKRAYIYTAPEWKWKVVEVVAEKKDFKSAMSELMKDPEMRKHGKEVSKLIQRLIKERAFEVKRIDEEKALREAKDFIEKELGIEIVINPEEDKGGKKKAAMPLKPAVFVE from the coding sequence ATGGCTGAGCTTAACTTCAAGGAGATTGAGGAGAAGTGGCAGAAGCGCTGGATGGAAGCGAGGGTTTTTGAGCCGGACAGGAAGGCAAAGCCCAAGGAAAAGAAGTTCTACATAACGGTCGCATTCCCATACCTCTCGGGCCACCTCCACGTCGGGCATGCAAGAACCTACACGATACCAGATGTAATAGCGCGCTTCAAGAGGATGCAGGGCTACAACGTGCTGTTCCCAATGGCATGGCACATCACAGGCGCGCCGATAGTTGGAATAGCAGAGCGCATCAAAAACCGCGATCCCAAGACCATCCACATCTACCGCGACGTCTATAAGGTCCCAGAGGACATTCTCTGGAAGTTCGAAGACCCGAAGGAGATAGTCAAGTACTTCATGAAGGCCGCTAAGGAGACATTCATAAGGGCCGGCTTCTCCGTTGACTGGACGAGGGAGTTCCACACGACAAGCCTCTTCCCGCCCTTCAGCAAGTTCATAGAGTGGCAGTTCTGGACGCTCAAGGACATGGGTTTGGTCGTCAAGGGCGCCCACAGGGTCAGGTGGGACCCAGTCGTTGGGACTCCGCTCGGCGACCACGACATAATGGAGGGCGAAGACATTCAGATACTGGAGTACGTCATAATCAAGTTCATTCTCGAAGAGAACGGCGAGACCATCTACCTGCCAGCCGCGACCCTGCGGCCCGAGACGGTCTATGGAGTCACCAACATGTGGCTGAACCCCAAGGCTACCTACGTGAAGGCCAAGGTGAGGAAGGGAGACAAGGAGGAGACCTGGATCGTCAGCAGGGAGGCCGCCTACAAGCTCTCCTTCCAGGACAGGGAGATAGATGTCATAGAGGAGTTCAAGGGCGAGAAGCTCATCGGAAAGTACGTCAAGAACCCTGTAACCGGCGACGAGGTCATAATTTTGCCTGCCGAGTTCGTTGACCCGGACAACGCAACGGGTGTCGTCATGAGTGTCCCAGCCCACGCGCCCTTCGACCACATAGCCCTCGAAGACCTGAAGAAGGAGAGCGAGATCCTGCTCAAGTACGACATTGACCCGCGCGTCGTTGAGGAGATAAGCTACATCTCGCTGATAAGCCTTGAGGGCTACGGTGAGTTCCCGGCGGTTGAAGAGGCCGAGAGGCTCGGAGTCAAGAGCCAGAAGGACAAGGAGAAGCTTGAACAGGCGACCAAGAACATCTACAAGGCCGAGTACCACAAGGGAATCTTTAAGATAGAGCCCTACGCCAGAAAGCCCGTGCAGGAAGTCAAGGAGCTCGTGGCAAAGGAAATGATGGAGAAGGGCATCGCCGAGATAATGTACGAGTTCGCCGACAAGCCGGTCATCTCAAGGTTTGGAAACCAGGCCGTCATAAAGATAATCCACGACCAGTGGTTCATAGACTACGGGAACCCCGAATGGAAGGAGAAGGCCAGAGAGGCGCTCGCCAACATGAAGATCTACCCCGAGAGCAGGAGGGCACAGTTTGAGGCAGTTATAGACTGGCTTGACAAGAAGGCCTGTGCCAGGAAGGTCGGCCTTGGAACGCCGCTCCCGTGGGATCCGGACTGGGTCATCGAGAGTTTGAGCGATTCGACCATTTACATGGCCTACTACACCATAAGCAGGCACATCAACCATCTTAGGAAGAAAGGCAAACTTGACGCTGAGAAGCTCGACAGGGAGTTCTTCGACTACATCTTCCGCGAAGAGTTCAGCGAAGAGAAAGAGAAGAGGCTGAGCGAGAAAACTGGAATTCCAGCTGAGGTTATCCACGAGATGAAGGAGGAGTTCGAGTACTGGTACCCGCTCGACTGGCGCTGTTCAGCCAAAGACCTCATCCCGAACCACCTGACGTTCTTCATCTTCAACCACGTGGCCATCTTCGACAGGAAGCACTGGCCCAGGGGAATAGCGGTAAACGGCTTTGGAACGCTGGAAGGCCAGAAGATGAGCAAGAGCAAGGGCAACGTGCTGAACTTCATTGACGCAATCGAGGAGAACGGTGCAGATGTTGTTAGGCTCTACATAATGGGATTAGCAGAGCACGACAGCGACTTTGACTGGAGGAGAAAGGAAGTTGGAAAGCTCCGCAGGCAGGTCGAAAGGTTCTACGAGCTGATAAACGAGTTCGCAACCTACGAGGCCAAGGAAGGCGTCGAACTGAAGGACATAGACCGCTGGATGCTCCACAGGCTCAACAAGGCCATTGAAGGGGCAACCAAAGCCCTTGAGGAGTTCAGGACGAGAACCGCTGTACAGTGGGCGTTCTACACGGTCCTCAACGACCTCCGCTGGTACCTGAGGAGGACTGAGGGAAGAGATGACGAGGCGAAGCGCTACGTCCTGAGAACGCTCGCCGATGTCTGGGTCAGGCTGATGGCACCGTTCACACCGCACATCAGCGAGGAGCTCTGGGAGAAGCTTGGAGGAGAGGGCTTCGTTAGCCTCGCTTCCTGGCCCGAGCCGGTTCCGGAGTGGTGGAACGAAACCGTTGAGGCCGAGGAAGAGTTCGTAAAGTCCCTCATAGAGGACATCAAGGAGATCATAACGGTTGCAAAGATAGAGAACCCGAAGAGGGCCTACATCTACACGGCTCCAGAGTGGAAGTGGAAGGTAGTTGAAGTTGTAGCAGAGAAGAAGGACTTCAAATCTGCCATGTCAGAGCTAATGAAGGACCCAGAAATGAGGAAGCACGGCAAGGAAGTTAGCAAGCTCATACAGCGTCTCATAAAGGAGAGGGCCTTTGAGGTGAAGCGCATAGACGAAGAAAAGGCCCTGAGGGAAGCGAAGGACTTCATCGAGAAGGAGCTCGGCATCGAGATAGTCATCAATCCCGAGGAGGACAAGGGAGGAAAGAAAAAGGCGGCGATGCCTCTGAAGCCGGCCGTGTTCGTGGAGTGA
- a CDS encoding M24 family metallopeptidase: MRIEKLAALMEERGFNGALISPGANFYYLTGINIHEAGERLTVLAVNPDGEYHLLAPSLYQNVIGDFPVTFWRDGENPYSKLETIMKELGIRGKVLIENTMRADWLIGIFHSRNSFDPYPLSMLMRELRMRKDEEELRLMQKAAEVVDRVFEEILSWDIIGMTEKELALRIELRIRELSDGISFEPIVASGENGANPHHEPGDRRIRKGDMVILDYGAKWKGYCSDITRTVAIGKPDEKLVEIYEIVKEAQENAFQAVREGIKAKEIDRAARETIARAGYGEYFTHRTGHGLGLDVHEEPYIGPDGEVALERGMTFTIEPGIYVPGLAGVRIEDDVVVVGDKGERLTKANRELIIL, encoded by the coding sequence ATGCGCATAGAAAAACTGGCCGCCTTGATGGAAGAAAGAGGCTTCAACGGGGCCCTGATAAGCCCTGGGGCGAACTTCTACTACCTCACCGGAATAAACATTCACGAGGCTGGTGAAAGGCTTACAGTCCTCGCGGTCAACCCAGATGGGGAGTACCACCTCCTCGCTCCGAGCCTCTACCAGAACGTTATCGGGGACTTTCCAGTTACGTTCTGGAGGGACGGTGAAAACCCCTACTCAAAGCTTGAGACGATAATGAAAGAGCTTGGAATCCGTGGAAAAGTCCTGATAGAGAACACCATGCGCGCTGACTGGCTCATCGGGATTTTCCACAGCAGAAACAGCTTCGACCCCTATCCGCTCAGCATGCTGATGAGGGAACTAAGAATGCGGAAAGACGAGGAGGAGCTTAGGCTTATGCAAAAGGCCGCAGAAGTAGTGGACAGGGTGTTCGAGGAAATACTGAGCTGGGACATCATTGGAATGACCGAGAAGGAACTTGCACTCAGGATAGAGCTCAGAATACGGGAGCTGAGCGACGGAATTTCATTCGAGCCGATAGTGGCGAGCGGTGAGAACGGAGCGAACCCCCACCACGAGCCGGGCGACAGAAGGATACGGAAGGGTGACATGGTTATCCTCGACTACGGGGCCAAGTGGAAGGGCTACTGTTCGGACATAACTAGGACAGTAGCCATCGGAAAGCCCGATGAAAAACTCGTCGAAATATACGAGATAGTGAAAGAAGCGCAGGAAAACGCCTTCCAGGCGGTCAGAGAGGGAATAAAGGCCAAAGAAATTGATAGGGCCGCGAGGGAGACGATAGCAAGGGCAGGCTACGGAGAGTACTTCACTCACAGAACAGGACACGGCCTCGGCCTTGACGTCCACGAAGAACCTTACATCGGCCCGGATGGAGAGGTAGCCCTTGAAAGAGGTATGACGTTCACGATAGAGCCTGGCATTTACGTACCTGGCCTCGCCGGTGTGAGGATAGAGGACGACGTTGTTGTGGTTGGAGATAAGGGGGAGAGACTGACCAAGGCGAATAGGGAGCTGATAATCCTGTAA
- a CDS encoding 50S ribosomal protein L15e, with amino-acid sequence MGMYKYIREAWKSPKKSYVGELLKKRMIQWRRDPVVKRIERPTRLDRARSLGYQAKQGYVVVRVRVRRGGRKRPRWKGGRKPSKMGMVKYSPKKSLQWIAEEKAARKFPNLEVLNSYWVGEDGMYKWFEVILVDPHHPVIKSDPKIAWIAGKAHKGRVFRGLTSAGKRSRGLLNKGKGAEKVRPSIRAHQGKGK; translated from the coding sequence ATGGGGATGTACAAGTACATTAGGGAAGCCTGGAAGAGCCCGAAGAAGAGCTACGTGGGAGAGCTCCTCAAGAAGAGGATGATCCAGTGGAGGAGGGATCCTGTAGTTAAGAGGATTGAGAGGCCGACGAGGCTTGACAGGGCCAGGAGCCTCGGCTACCAGGCCAAGCAGGGCTACGTCGTCGTCCGCGTCCGCGTTAGGAGAGGCGGAAGGAAGAGGCCCAGGTGGAAGGGCGGAAGAAAGCCCTCCAAGATGGGTATGGTCAAGTACTCACCGAAGAAGAGCCTCCAGTGGATAGCCGAGGAGAAGGCCGCTAGGAAGTTCCCGAACCTCGAGGTCCTCAACTCCTACTGGGTCGGCGAAGACGGTATGTACAAGTGGTTTGAGGTCATTCTCGTTGACCCACACCACCCGGTCATCAAGAGCGACCCGAAGATAGCGTGGATAGCCGGTAAGGCCCACAAGGGCAGGGTCTTCCGCGGACTTACAAGCGCTGGTAAGAGGAGCCGCGGCCTGCTCAACAAGGGTAAGGGCGCCGAGAAGGTCAGGCCCAGCATAAGGGCCCACCAGGGTAAGGGTAAGTGA
- a CDS encoding RNA-binding protein, with translation MAQLRAHHVRLTTFIQATEDEDKVLDAIATFIPEEIDEDDVLFDILETEGYFGNPIKVVNVEIKRSRAVRKFLEYFKELLSEGDKRYLLDHLDEKVDEEGTFYVRFNKQKAYLGEAEVDEGPDVIQVRIKVKAFPMRKEAVVKAIREWLEE, from the coding sequence ATGGCACAGCTTAGAGCGCACCACGTCAGGCTTACCACGTTCATTCAGGCCACTGAGGACGAGGACAAAGTTCTCGATGCGATAGCGACTTTCATACCGGAGGAGATAGACGAGGACGACGTCCTCTTTGACATCCTCGAAACTGAGGGATACTTCGGGAACCCGATAAAGGTGGTGAACGTCGAGATAAAGAGGAGCAGAGCGGTAAGAAAGTTCCTGGAGTACTTCAAGGAACTGCTAAGCGAGGGCGACAAGAGGTATCTCCTCGACCACCTCGATGAGAAGGTTGACGAGGAGGGGACTTTCTACGTCCGCTTCAACAAGCAGAAGGCCTACCTCGGGGAGGCAGAGGTTGACGAGGGGCCCGACGTCATCCAGGTTAGGATAAAGGTCAAGGCCTTTCCGATGAGGAAGGAAGCGGTCGTCAAAGCGATTAGGGAGTGGCTGGAGGAATGA
- a CDS encoding Ribonuclease P protein component 3, with protein sequence MREEEVSFSRDYFVEMDVRSEEAYELASEWFDEVVFTKKLVLESPPDWDSLKDELKELRGKYGKVAILLVTKKPSLIREVKNRNLKALIYVQGGDMRINRMAIESGVDALISPWFGRKDPGFDHTLARMAARRGVAVGFSLSPLLNTNPYGRAQILRFMMKTWQLVRKYRVLRFLTSSAESRWEVRGPRDLMSLGINMGMEIPEARASLNFYPRKILGKLG encoded by the coding sequence ATGAGGGAGGAAGAAGTTTCTTTTTCGCGGGACTATTTTGTCGAGATGGACGTTAGGAGTGAAGAGGCCTACGAACTGGCAAGCGAATGGTTTGACGAAGTTGTCTTCACGAAGAAGCTCGTCCTCGAAAGCCCTCCAGATTGGGACTCCCTGAAAGATGAACTCAAAGAGCTCCGTGGAAAGTACGGAAAGGTCGCTATTCTACTCGTAACCAAAAAGCCGAGCCTGATAAGGGAGGTGAAGAACAGGAACCTCAAGGCCCTCATCTACGTCCAGGGCGGCGATATGAGGATAAACAGGATGGCCATAGAGAGCGGCGTTGACGCTTTGATTAGCCCCTGGTTCGGCAGGAAGGATCCGGGCTTTGACCATACCCTGGCTAGGATGGCCGCGAGACGGGGAGTTGCGGTGGGATTCTCCCTTTCGCCGCTCCTCAATACTAATCCCTACGGGAGAGCGCAGATTCTCCGCTTTATGATGAAGACGTGGCAACTGGTGAGGAAGTACCGCGTTTTGAGGTTCCTCACTTCCTCAGCTGAAAGCAGGTGGGAAGTGAGGGGTCCGAGGGATTTGATGAGCCTTGGGATAAACATGGGGATGGAAATTCCTGAGGCGAGGGCGAGTCTGAACTTCTACCCGAGAAAAATATTGGGAAAGCTGGGCTAA
- a CDS encoding TrpB-like pyridoxal phosphate-dependent enzyme, producing the protein MKAVLPDSKIPKKWYNILPDLPEPLAPPLDPETDEPIEPEKLFRIFAGELVKQEISTERYIGISKEVRELYSKIGRPTPLYRATNLEKALNTPARIYFKFEGATVTGSHKINTALAQAYYAKKQGIERLVTETGAGQWGTALSLAGALLGLKVRVYMARASYQQKPYRKTIMRLYGAEIYPSPSDRTEVGRRFLAEDPNHPGGLGIAISEAIEDVLKDEKARYALGSVLNHVLMHQTVIGLEAQEHMKEFEEPDVIIGCVGGGSNFAGLAYPFVRDVLSGKADYEFIAVEPKAAPSMTRGVYKYDYGDSGGYTPKMKMHTLGHTYYVPPIHAGGLRYHGLAPTLSILINHGIVKPVAYHQNEVFQAAHLFAKTEGIIPAPESAHAIKGAIDRALQAKKEGREEVILFNLSGHGLLDLQGYEDYLDGRLQDYEPDYFPALDG; encoded by the coding sequence ATGAAAGCCGTTCTGCCCGATTCGAAAATACCAAAGAAGTGGTACAACATCTTGCCGGACTTACCAGAGCCGCTGGCACCGCCGCTCGACCCCGAGACGGACGAGCCGATAGAGCCGGAGAAGCTCTTCAGGATTTTCGCTGGGGAGCTGGTGAAGCAGGAAATAAGCACGGAGAGGTACATTGGAATCTCGAAAGAAGTCAGAGAGCTCTACTCCAAAATAGGCCGCCCAACACCGCTTTATCGCGCCACGAACCTTGAGAAGGCCCTGAATACTCCAGCAAGGATATACTTCAAGTTTGAGGGGGCAACCGTAACCGGAAGCCACAAGATAAACACCGCTTTAGCCCAGGCCTACTACGCCAAAAAACAGGGAATAGAGAGACTTGTAACGGAAACGGGAGCGGGCCAGTGGGGAACCGCTTTGAGTTTAGCTGGAGCGCTCCTTGGGCTGAAGGTTAGGGTTTACATGGCAAGGGCGAGCTACCAGCAGAAGCCCTATAGAAAGACCATAATGCGCTTGTATGGAGCGGAAATCTATCCGAGTCCGAGCGACAGAACGGAGGTAGGGCGGAGGTTCCTAGCTGAGGATCCCAACCACCCCGGTGGATTGGGAATAGCGATAAGTGAGGCCATTGAAGATGTCCTGAAGGACGAAAAGGCCCGCTACGCCCTGGGAAGCGTCCTCAACCACGTCCTAATGCACCAGACTGTTATCGGTCTTGAGGCGCAGGAGCATATGAAAGAATTTGAGGAGCCGGATGTAATAATTGGTTGCGTCGGTGGCGGAAGCAACTTCGCCGGCTTAGCTTACCCCTTCGTCAGGGATGTCCTGAGCGGAAAGGCAGATTACGAGTTCATAGCGGTTGAACCCAAAGCCGCTCCCTCGATGACAAGGGGTGTTTACAAGTACGACTACGGTGACTCCGGGGGATACACACCGAAAATGAAGATGCACACACTAGGCCACACCTACTACGTCCCGCCGATACACGCTGGCGGCCTCCGCTATCACGGACTTGCACCAACTCTTAGCATCCTGATAAACCACGGAATAGTGAAGCCCGTTGCCTACCACCAGAACGAGGTCTTCCAGGCGGCTCACCTCTTCGCAAAGACCGAGGGTATAATCCCCGCCCCGGAAAGCGCCCATGCCATCAAAGGAGCCATAGACCGCGCCCTTCAGGCGAAGAAAGAGGGCAGAGAAGAAGTCATCCTGTTCAACCTCAGCGGACACGGCCTCCTCGACTTACAGGGCTACGAGGACTACCTTGATGGTAGGCTCCAAGACTACGAGCCAGATTACTTCCCAGCTTTGGATGGTTAG